In the genome of Acyrthosiphon pisum isolate AL4f unplaced genomic scaffold, pea_aphid_22Mar2018_4r6ur Scaffold_7547;HRSCAF=8124, whole genome shotgun sequence, the window AGCAGAACTTCGATCCAAGTCGGACAGGACGTGATCTCCTGCCGGGAATACTTGGGCCCCCATCCTTTGGCAAAACTGATGCGTACGGCGTTCGGGTCGACGGGTCCGACTCGCACGCCGTTTGAATAGCGTATTCGATCGCCGTGCGGGTTTCCCGTGAATATGTTCAGACAGTGGCCGGAAGGTACGCGAAAAACCAGATAAGACTTGCTGTCCGGGTCGTCCAGCGTCGGCGAATTTACGAACATCGGCCAGTCACTCAGGTTGTACGCCCACACGCCATCTTCTTCTCTGCTCAGAGCTAGACCTGAATACAAACatagaataattaataccaaaatatataaattagagcaaaatgtaggtatttttccGGAAAATTAGAGAGaaaatcactaaaataaattatatagcctATACAGATGAAAAACATACCTTGTCCGATTTTGGTCCTGTTCCTGAGTACAGACTCCGGAGGGCCCT includes:
- the LOC100570734 gene encoding mothers against decapentaplegic homolog 6-like yields the protein MFIEKQNEQEWCKVAYWELSQRVGRLFPVETKFVNVFWNVPLGTGLSLAALTQHHFSPGQGPPESVLRNRTKIGQGLALSREEDGVWAYNLSDWPMFVNSPTLDDPDSKSYLVFRVPSGHCLNIFTGNPHGDRIRYSNGVRVGPVDPNAVRISFAKGWGPKYSRQEITSCPTWIEV